One Mya arenaria isolate MELC-2E11 chromosome 5, ASM2691426v1 genomic window carries:
- the LOC128235957 gene encoding P2X purinoceptor 7-like, translating to MHTERESVCCRDVEQTNFKLDVFNEEGHDIECIIDHPGFGTVCLDRYVLETAYYQYRQQYRVPQQEDNEQQRYVAYRQFVRWCWGYLGREVRVVLPSCAVQRIRAQFPSQQYQGFQDS from the exons ATGCATACAGAGCGGGAATCGGTATGCTGCCGTGATGTTGAACAAACAAACTTCAAACTGGATGTGTTCAATGAAGAAGGCCATGACATTGAATGTATAATAGACCACCCCGGGTTTGGCACTGTTTGCCTGGACCGCTATGTGCTAGAGACTGCATACTACCAGTACAGACAGCAGTATAGAGTGCCGCAACAGGAAGATAATGA GCAACAGAGATATGTGGCATATCGCCAGTTTGTCAGGTGGTGTTGGGGATATTTGGGAAGAGAGGTGCGTGTTGTACTTCCATCATGTGCAGTTCAAAGGATTAGGGCACAGTTTCCATCACAGCAGTATCAGGGATTTCAGGACTCATAG